From a region of the Impatiens glandulifera chromosome 4, dImpGla2.1, whole genome shotgun sequence genome:
- the LOC124935366 gene encoding autophagy-related protein 13a isoform X2, translating into MDLQGNHSAEHGRFEQIVSQFLMKSLHMILDSRIPSIHKHGHSSEFSAVPSKKSNRWFNLVLGDRPPALDNLSFWHRNLFEPMIIDIILVQETEDSSSSYALSAAFGSGKSVETLLERWVVQYEYSKSMVPQLGESSLSYKKMYKKMIILLRSLYSMMRMLPAYRPFRKLCSSNQSCDFDINYKVFSFGAPFSKDQEKVMKHYSFCPADSAQGRLCVSIAYRESLSDLNLETSTSFPPQIIADYVGSPAADPFRAFPSSNKGVSATSFPLQGNISSRSPSSMQFQRPHSWTSGLHKAQPLVRALSGSPPVYSTSTTPYGSSSPSGLQPNHKTISFEDYQLSPPFSPSPSSSSPNYLPSDNSMQTRHLSETAPVCIPHPMMVRSPKYQFPNLSDPSRHPLPPLSPRSTKLDNSSHESASGIRMLRKSESVKIGEFYSGTINQSFGHKVLKDSKDDSGRFSGVLSSSDSPRFGFSRSSSRLSLQDDLDDDFSCPFIVDDVDSPVSHEEKKVGTEFSSQTSSTNRKSQDAAVGALVHMLRTAPPLRQDPSYYSTFSSSRTEAERETSGSASNFFLPRKTSDALEELKGYREMKQMLLSKSGN; encoded by the exons ATGGACTTGCAAGGTAATCACTCAGCTGAACATGGGAGGTTTGAACAAATAGTTTCTCAATTTCTTATGAAAAGCCTGCATATGATATTGGATTCTAGGATCCCATCCATTCATAAACATGGCCATTCTAGTGAATTTTCTGCTGTTCCAAGTAAAAAGAGCAATAGATGGTTCAACTTAGTGCTTGGAGACCGTCCTCCTGCATTGGATAATTTGAGTTTTTGGCATAGAAATTTATTTGAACCGATGATTATTGACATAATACTTGTCCAAGAAACGGAAGATTCTTCTTCCAGTTACGCTCTTTCTGCAGCATTTGGATCAGGGAAATCTGTCGAGACATTACTAGAAAGGTGGGTTGTTCAGTATGAATATTCCAAGTCAATGGTTCCTCAACTTGGAGAGTCTTCTTTATCTTACAAAAAGATGTACAAAAAGATGATCATACTCTTGCGTTCCCTTTATTCAATGATGAGAATGCTTCCAGCATATCGGCCTTTTAGAAAGCTATGTTCCTCAAACCAGTCTTGTGATTTTGATATCAATTACAAGGTATTTTCTTTTGGCGCTCCATTTTCAAAGGATCAAGAGAAAGTAATGAAGCACTACAGCTTTTGTCCTGCTGATTCAGCGCAGGGTCGTCTCTGTGTTTCCATAGCATATCGTGAAAGCTTGTCTGACTTGAACCTTGAAACTTCTACCTCGTTTCCCCCACAAATAATTGCTGATTATGTTGGTAGCCCTGCTGCAGACCCATTTAGGGCTTTCCCATCTTCAAACAAGGGAGTATCAGCTACCTCTTTCCCATTGCAGGGAAATATATCATCTAGATCACCTTCATCAATGCAATTTCAACGTCCACACAGTTGGACAAGTGGGCTCCACAAGGCGCAACCTTTAGTTCGAGCCTTAAGTGGGTCTCCCCCTGTTTATAGCACATCCACCACACCTTATGGTTCTTCTTCCCCTTCTGGATTGCAACCTAATCATAAGACAATCAGTTTTGAAGATTACCAGCTTTCACCACCTTTCTCACCATCtccttcttcatcttccccGAACTATCTTCCTAGTGACAATTCTATGCAAACCCGCCATCTATCTGAAACAGCTCCTGTATGCATTCCACATCCCATGATGGTGAGAAGTCCTAAATACCAATTCCCTAACCTTTCTGATCCAAGTCGGCATCCACTTCCTCCCCTATCTCCCAGAAGCACAAAGTTGGATAATTCATCTCATGAGTCTGCTTCAGGCATACGGATGTTGAGGAAATCAGAATCAGTAAAGATTGGGGAATTTTATTCTGGGACGATTAATCAATCTTTTGGTCACAAG GTTTTGAAAGACAGCAAGGATGATTCAGGCCGTTTCTCAGGTGTCCTATCATCTAGTGACTCCCCACGCTTTGGATTTTCTAGAAGCTCCAGTAGACTATCTTTACAGGATGATTTAGATGATGATTTTTCATGTCCTTTTATAGTTGATGACGTTGACTCACCTGTCAG TCATGAGGAGAAAAAGGTTGGAACGGAGTTCAGTTCACAGACATCTTCAACAAATAGAAAATCTCAAGATGCTGCTGTGGGTGCCCTTGTTCACATGTTGAGGACAGCGCCTCCTCTGCGCCAGGATCCAAGCTATTACTCTACTTTTTCGTCCAGCAGGACAGAAGCTGAAAGAGAAACTTCTGGTTCAGCATCAAACTTCTTCCTCCCTCGGAAGACATCAGACGCCCTTGAGGAACTAAAGGGTTACCGAGAAATGAAACAAATGCTACTCTCCAAAAGTGGAAATTGA
- the LOC124935366 gene encoding autophagy-related protein 13a isoform X1: MDLQGNHSAEHGRFEQIVSQFLMKSLHMILDSRIPSIHKHGHSSEFSAVPSKKSNRWFNLVLGDRPPALDNLSFWHRNLFEPMIIDIILVQETEDSSSSYALSAAFGSGKSVETLLERWVVQYEYSKSMVPQLGESSLSYKKMYKKMIILLRSLYSMMRMLPAYRPFRKLCSSNQSCDFDINYKVFSFGAPFSKDQEKVMKHYSFCPADSAQGRLCVSIAYRESLSDLNLETSTSFPPQIIADYVGSPAADPFRAFPSSNKGVSATSFPLQGNISSRSPSSMQFQRPHSWTSGLHKAQPLVRALSGSPPVYSTSTTPYGSSSPSGLQPNHKTISFEDYQLSPPFSPSPSSSSPNYLPSDNSMQTRHLSETAPVCIPHPMMVRSPKYQFPNLSDPSRHPLPPLSPRSTKLDNSSHESASGIRMLRKSESVKIGEFYSGTINQSFGHKVLKDSKDDSGRFSGVLSSSDSPRFGFSRSSSRLSLQDDLDDDFSCPFIVDDVDSPVRYSHEEKKVGTEFSSQTSSTNRKSQDAAVGALVHMLRTAPPLRQDPSYYSTFSSSRTEAERETSGSASNFFLPRKTSDALEELKGYREMKQMLLSKSGN; the protein is encoded by the exons ATGGACTTGCAAGGTAATCACTCAGCTGAACATGGGAGGTTTGAACAAATAGTTTCTCAATTTCTTATGAAAAGCCTGCATATGATATTGGATTCTAGGATCCCATCCATTCATAAACATGGCCATTCTAGTGAATTTTCTGCTGTTCCAAGTAAAAAGAGCAATAGATGGTTCAACTTAGTGCTTGGAGACCGTCCTCCTGCATTGGATAATTTGAGTTTTTGGCATAGAAATTTATTTGAACCGATGATTATTGACATAATACTTGTCCAAGAAACGGAAGATTCTTCTTCCAGTTACGCTCTTTCTGCAGCATTTGGATCAGGGAAATCTGTCGAGACATTACTAGAAAGGTGGGTTGTTCAGTATGAATATTCCAAGTCAATGGTTCCTCAACTTGGAGAGTCTTCTTTATCTTACAAAAAGATGTACAAAAAGATGATCATACTCTTGCGTTCCCTTTATTCAATGATGAGAATGCTTCCAGCATATCGGCCTTTTAGAAAGCTATGTTCCTCAAACCAGTCTTGTGATTTTGATATCAATTACAAGGTATTTTCTTTTGGCGCTCCATTTTCAAAGGATCAAGAGAAAGTAATGAAGCACTACAGCTTTTGTCCTGCTGATTCAGCGCAGGGTCGTCTCTGTGTTTCCATAGCATATCGTGAAAGCTTGTCTGACTTGAACCTTGAAACTTCTACCTCGTTTCCCCCACAAATAATTGCTGATTATGTTGGTAGCCCTGCTGCAGACCCATTTAGGGCTTTCCCATCTTCAAACAAGGGAGTATCAGCTACCTCTTTCCCATTGCAGGGAAATATATCATCTAGATCACCTTCATCAATGCAATTTCAACGTCCACACAGTTGGACAAGTGGGCTCCACAAGGCGCAACCTTTAGTTCGAGCCTTAAGTGGGTCTCCCCCTGTTTATAGCACATCCACCACACCTTATGGTTCTTCTTCCCCTTCTGGATTGCAACCTAATCATAAGACAATCAGTTTTGAAGATTACCAGCTTTCACCACCTTTCTCACCATCtccttcttcatcttccccGAACTATCTTCCTAGTGACAATTCTATGCAAACCCGCCATCTATCTGAAACAGCTCCTGTATGCATTCCACATCCCATGATGGTGAGAAGTCCTAAATACCAATTCCCTAACCTTTCTGATCCAAGTCGGCATCCACTTCCTCCCCTATCTCCCAGAAGCACAAAGTTGGATAATTCATCTCATGAGTCTGCTTCAGGCATACGGATGTTGAGGAAATCAGAATCAGTAAAGATTGGGGAATTTTATTCTGGGACGATTAATCAATCTTTTGGTCACAAG GTTTTGAAAGACAGCAAGGATGATTCAGGCCGTTTCTCAGGTGTCCTATCATCTAGTGACTCCCCACGCTTTGGATTTTCTAGAAGCTCCAGTAGACTATCTTTACAGGATGATTTAGATGATGATTTTTCATGTCCTTTTATAGTTGATGACGTTGACTCACCTGTCAG ATACAGTCATGAGGAGAAAAAGGTTGGAACGGAGTTCAGTTCACAGACATCTTCAACAAATAGAAAATCTCAAGATGCTGCTGTGGGTGCCCTTGTTCACATGTTGAGGACAGCGCCTCCTCTGCGCCAGGATCCAAGCTATTACTCTACTTTTTCGTCCAGCAGGACAGAAGCTGAAAGAGAAACTTCTGGTTCAGCATCAAACTTCTTCCTCCCTCGGAAGACATCAGACGCCCTTGAGGAACTAAAGGGTTACCGAGAAATGAAACAAATGCTACTCTCCAAAAGTGGAAATTGA